AACCACCTACCGTTTCCACTGCAAAGCCAGATAATCCAATAAGTTACGGAAATTAACATTACTATAACGCATTTTGTCAATTTTTAATAAATTTTTGAGCATTTTAGCTCCTGCCTGCTGATCTTTACTATTCAACTCTGCCTGCGCCATCTGCTTCAGCATTAACCAGACATAATCCTGACCGATTTTACTTTTAGCCATATCTGCCAATTGGTGCGCGCTAACGATTGATAAAAGATCGTATTCCAGCATTTCCTGATAAAAATATTTAATCGCTTGATCAAGTTTACGCGTGTCGCCAAGCTCAATAATTTGGTCATTGGTAAACCCATTCTGAACTAAAAATGCGGTTTTACCATCAGCTTGATCGTCAGACACAAAATTAATAATCTGGGTTCTGGAACGCACTGTTGGTAAAATTTGGTCCACATTATTGGTAATCAAAATTGTCACAACGGGAGCAATTGGTTCTTCCAAAAGATTAAGCAGCGCGTTGGCCGCTGGCAGTGTTAATTTTTGTGCTTCATTAATAATGAAAAAGCGGCAACTACTCTGAACTGGGCTTTTAGCCAGTTCTTCCTTTAATGGCCGAATCTGGTCAATACCTAAGCTCTGCTTGCCGGCGGTTGTTACCAGCAAGACATCCGGATGGTTACCCGAAATAATCTGCTGGCAATTTTGGCAAGTACCATCAGGCCGGTTTTCACTTTCGCCAGTACAATTAAACAAACAGGCAAGCCAATATGCCGTATTTACAGCCTCATCTTCATCACGGTCAACAAACAAATAGCTATGAGCCAACTGTTTCTGCTCAAAGGCACGTCTTAAAAAGGCTGCCTCTTTAGCACCCTTCTGGGTAAGATCAGTAGCCATTAAAATTGTTTAAACGCTTCTACTGGTAAAACAAAACAGGTTGCGCCGCCAACAGTAATCTTAATTGGCTGGCTGTTCATGTCAAAGCCGGTCACTACCATATTGGAGTTCATATATTCCTCGCGCGCCTTGGATTCCTCTTTAATAATCTGCAAAACTTCTTTTACATGGTCATCATCAATCCCAATAAGGAACGTTGTATTTCCTTGGCTTAAAAAGCCACCAGTTGTGGCTAATTTAGTCGCACGAATATTTTCTTTAACAAAAGTGTGCTGCAGTCGATTAGCATCTTCTTTTTGCACAATTGCGATTATTAACTTCATCAAAATCAGTCCTTTAGCAATTCTTTTGGTAAACGGTTTGCAATAATTTTAACACAATCTGATACTACTTGACTAAGAGGTCTATCAGCATTCACAACCGCAATTCGGTCGGAATACTGCTGATTGACCTGCTGATAACCCTGATAAACTTTTTGGTGAAAAGTTAATTTTTCTTGTTCCAAGCGGTCTTCTTGTCCGCCGTGATCTTTGGCAATCCGTGCTAAGCCTACCTCAGGCTGCACATCTAAGAAAATCGTTAAATCAGGTTCAATACCGCTCGTTGCAAAATCATTAATTGACTTAACAGCTTCAACTCCCAAATCTCGCCCAACACCTTGATAAGCTAACGAACTATCAACAAAACGATCAGAAAAGACAACCTCTCCCCTTTTTAATGCGGGGATAATCGTTTCTGCCATATGTTGACTTCGCGAAGCTGCGTAAAGTAAGGCTTCAGTCTTAGCACTCATCGCGGTATTGGCCGGATCCAAAATAAATTGGCGAATTTGTTCCGCTATTTTCGATCCACCGGGTTCACGAGTCACAAGATATTGTGGCGCTAATTTAGGAGCGATTTGACTAACAACTTGCTCTAAAACGGTACTTTTGCCGGACCCATCTGGCCCCTCAAAACTAATAAAAAAACTTTTCATAAAACTCTCCATGCCTCTATTTTACAGAAGTTCTTTCTATATTAACACCCCAACGTACTTTTAATTTTCACAAAAATAAAAAAGCCTACGCTAGTAGACTTTTTATTCAGAAATGGCATTCGTGTAACCACTAAATCTTGTATGCCTGTGGCGTGCCTCATTATACAAAAAGGAATACTTAGCCTGTAAAATTTTGTTAGCAATAATATTGTCGTCCGACATATCAAGCGTTGTCGAATCCAAGCTTTTCTGCACAGCCATTTCATCCTGCAACTTTTCAATCACGCCAATTAACTTATCGTCGCCCATTTGTTTAACTTTAGTTCGTGCCATTAGATTGATGTTCTCCCTTGGACTGCTCGTTTTAAGGTAATTGAATTGGCATACTCAATGTCGCTACCGACTGCCAATCCAGCTGCCAGCCGTGTTACCTTAATTCCCGCTGGTTTAATCAACTTGCTGATATACATCGCCGTTGACTCACCTTCTGGAGTTGAGTTTAATGCTAAAATCACTTCTTTAACACTATCCTGCTTTTGCAAGCGGACAATTAGCGACTTAATATTGACTTCTTCTGGGCCAATCCCATCCATTGGCGACAAGACACCATGTAGCACGTGGTAAAGGCCATTATATTCACCCATTTCCTCAAAAGCCATCACATCTTTAGGCTGCTCAACAACCATAATTGTTGACTGGTCGCGCTCGGAATTAGCACAGATTGAGCATGGATCTTGCTCAGTAATATTGCCGCAGATTGAACAACGCCGTAATTTTTCTTTAACATCTTTCAAAGCTGCACCAAAATCATAAACATCATCATCCGGCATGTCTAAAGTATAAAAAGCCAACCGAGTCGCTGTTTTTTCACCAATACCCGGTAATTTCATATATGAATCAATCAAATGCGCAATCGGTGTTGGATATTGCAATTAAATCATGCCCTTCGTGTACTTACCTAAACTAGCTTGGGTGGCTTGGTCAATTGCTGACAAGCCCTTATTAACAGCATCAATGACTAAATCCTGCAACATATCTGGATCATCAGGATCAATCGCTTCTTTGTTAATTGTAATTTCTTTTAATTTGCGATCGCCGCTAAAAGTTGCAACAACCAAGTCATCAGCAGACTTACCAACAAATTCTTGAGCAGTAATTGTTTGTTGTTCCTGCATCATCTGCTCTTGCATCTTCTTAGCTTGCTTCATCATTTGCTGCATATTCATTCCACCCATGCCGCCCATTGCGCCAAAGTTAGGTCTCTTACTCATCTTATTCTCCTTAATTTAATCTTTAATATTAACTGCATCGCCAAACAAGTCTTTGGCTTTCTGAACAACTTCATCATTTGCGGTTTCAATAGACTCACCAGCTGGTTCGTGGCTCGCGCCTTCTTTTTTCTTAGCCAGCAGCTCTTTACCATGCGTTTGTAAAAAGTCCTTGCGTACCTTGAGCCAATCCTCATCTGGTACCAAGACAATCTCATAGTCATGCTTGGTGAACTTTGCAATCTCACTAGTTAACTTGGTCAAAAAGTCATCATCCGCGCTCGCATTTTCAAACCACAAAGTGTACTTGCACTTCATCACCACTTGGTCGGGACTGGCTGCAACTGGCTGCAAAACATCAAGCAAAGCACGCTGAGAGACTGACAAGACTGATTGTAAGTCCGGCCAAACATCTTTCAGCGCAATTAAATCATGCTTAGTGGCATTTTCTAGCACATGATACACTTGCTTACGATTTTGCTCATTAGCACGTTTGGTATTTCGCACGCGTGGCTTCTTCTTAGGCTTTTCAACTATCGAATTAGCCTGTGATGTTTTCTTAACGGGCGCTGATGCTGAGTCAATATGGTAAACCTGATCACGACTATTGCTGCGCGGCTGACTAGATAATTTAGAAAATTTTTCGGTTAAATCGACCACTTGCTTTTTTAAAGCAGTAATTTCAGCTTGTAAATCGCCATTCTTACCAGTAGTTAAAGCAGCTGGACTTGAAGCAGCAGCCGGTAAAGCAGCACCTGACTGTTGCTCGTTAGTACTTGCAACCAGGAACACTTCCAGCGGAATCTGCTGCTGATTAGTATAACGCAAATCATTTAGTGCATCATTAGCCGCCGCAATCAGTTGAAAATAACGCTGCGCAGGAATGGTCGCAATCTGTTGCACAAAATCAGCACTTAAAAAGTTACTCTTGTTCTGCCCGTCAGCCTTGACTACTAGCAAGGCATTAGTCGCCATATCAATCAGTTCGTCCAAAATGTTTTTGGAAGTGGCACCATTTTGCAATTCTGCTTGAGCTAAGGTCAGCGCCTTAGCCGCGTCTTTTTCTAATAATGCTAGCAAAATTTCTTCGATTTTTTCTTTAGCAGCAAAACCGGTAATTTGCAGTGCATCATCGTAATTAACCGTATCTTTTTCATAGCTAAGTAGTTGGTCCAAAATGCTCAACGCATCCCGCATCCCGCCGTCAGCGACCTGCGCAATGACAGCTAATGCCTTGTCCTCATACTTAATCTGCTCTTGGTCCAAAATATACTTCATCCGCTGCTCAAGATCAGCTTGAGCAATTCGCTTAAAATTATAGCGTTGCGTCCGCGAAATAATTGTGGCTGGTACCTTCTGCAATTCGGTTGTCGCTAAAATGAAGACAACATGCTCCGGCGGTTCCTCCAAGGTCTTAAGCAAAGCATTAAACGCTCCCATCGACAACATATGAACCTCGTCGATAATGTAGACCTTGTACTTGCCTTGAGTTGGTGCATATTTAACCTTATCGCGAATTTCACGAATCTCATCGACACCGTTATTCGAAGCGGCATCAATCTCCATAATGTCGGGCATTGCACCCTTATCGGCAGCTAAACAATTAGCACATTCATTGCAGGGCTCGCCGTCTTGCAGATTAGTACAATTCAGAGCTTTGGCAAAAATTTTGGCACACGAAGTTTTACCAGTTCCCCGGGGACCGGCAAACAAAAAAGCGTGCGAAATCGTACCGCGCTTAATCGCATTTTTCAAAGTATTCGTAATATCTTCTTGGCCAACAACACTATCAAAAGTGCGTGGCCGCCATTTGCGGTATAACGCTTGATAAGCCATGTTCATCTTTCTCTAGTAAAAAACTCTTAACTCTTTTAAAGAGTTAAGAGTTTATTGATATCTAATAAAAGGCACATGCCTGAGCAACCTTAGTGCTGCTACCTTCCGGTCCTGACACGCTTCAGAAGTCAAACATTGCCCAATAGATATGATACCGTATTTAGTGTGAATTTTCCACTACTTTGCCGAATTTTTTGCTAATTTTTGCTGGCGCCGAATTTCTTGAAAAAAGTCCTTCAGCATCCTGCTTGCCTCCTCGCGATACAAGCCGCGCACGACATTCGGGTGATGGTTAAACTTCTCTACGCTAAACAAATCAACTACGCTGCCAGCAGCGCCGGCCTTAGGATCAAGTGCCCCGTAAAAGACGTTCTTAATGCGCGAGTTGATAATTGCGCCGGCACACATCGAACATGGCTCCAAGGTTACAAACAAACTGCAATCGATTAACCGCCAGCTATTCAGTTTCTGACAAGCCTGCCTAATCGCCATCATCTCAGCATGCTGCGTGCCATCTTGGTCAAGTTCACGCCGATTATAACCAACGCCAATCACTTGACCTTCAGAATCAATTACTACCGCACCAATCGGTACTTCACCTAAAGTCTGCGCCTTCTTCGCTTGGTCAAATGCCAGTTGCATGTACTTCTTCTTATCTTCACTAGAAAAATCCATTAGCTGTTTACTGCCTGCAAAATATAGTAACCCTTGTCCCGCGTTACAACAGTACAATTGCCAAAAGTAGCATTAAGCAGCTTACGAGCACTTGGCTCCCCCTGCTTCTTCTGAATAACAACCAGCAAGACGCCATTAGCTACCAAATGATCCTTGGCTCCGGCTAAAATACCAGAAACCACCTTCTTACCGGCGCGAATTGGCGGATTAGTTACAATAAGACCAAACTTCTTTTCTTCAGGAACATTTTGATAAATATCAGACTTGTAAATCGTGACATTGCTAATATGGTTTAGTTCCGCATTTTTACGGGCTAATTCTAACCCGCGCTCGTTAACATCAACTAAGTCAACCATTTGCTTGGGCCAAAATTTTGCCGCAAATAAGCCCAACGGGCCATAGCCTGCACCAACATCTAAAATATTGCTTGCTGGGAAAGTCACATCTGCCATTGCCTTAATTAAAACACCAGACCCATAATCAACCCGCATTTTTGAAAAAACACCAGCGTCGGTGTTAAACTTTAAATCCACGCCGCCTATATGATAGTCAACAACATGCTCGTCATGCTTGGCCGTTGGATTAGCAGCAAAATACATTTGATTTTTTTCGTTAGCCATTATTCGCTCATTTCTAAATTAAACTCTTTACTAATCATTTTACTACCATAACAACCGATAGTTAAAATGTTACTTTGGCAAAAATGTCCCCGGCGCAATATGTTGCAAAATACTGTAACCAACTTTCTTTTCCTTGGCTGCACTATTATTAGTTTGGTTCAAAAACATGACAATCCCAGTTTGATTATCAGAAGTTAATTGCACCCACATGCCAAAGTGTGTGCCGTGCAGATTACCATAAGCAATCTTCAGCTTACCAGATTTTTTAATATGCAGCCCGCCGGAATATGCCGTCGTCTTACTTGCCAGATTAGTTAAATATTGAAACTGCTTCTGCGTCAAAATCGTGCCGTTAGTTAAACCGCATTGAATTTGGTAATATTCCATTGGCGTCGTTAGCAGATTACCAGCACCCAGCATTTGTGAAGCAAATGCCTTCGTCAAGTAAACAGGATTGCGGTAATTGGCACCACCATTAGAATAGTATGATCCCGCAATCAACTTGGATTTAGGCAAGGATGCTGCCGTAAATGTACTTGTGAGGCCAAGTGGCTTAACAATTCGCTTACGTAAATTAGTCTGGTAAGATTGCCGCGTCTCCTGCCGGATAATTCCAGCCAGCAAGATATAATTCGCGTTATTATAATGATATTTACCAACCTTCGCAAACGAAAATTGATTGGCATTTGCGATCGTCATCTTAATTGCTGCACTTTCGGAATAATTATGATGCCGCCAAACTTCAGTATTTGGCGGTTTAATCCCCGAAGTGTGCGTCAATAAATTGCCCACCGAGATTTTCTGAGCATTCTTTAGGCTAGGAAACCAACGATCAATTTTTGTATTTTGGTCAAACTCCTGATTGGTTTCTTTTTTCTCATCCATAATTTGCACAATCATTGCACCCGTAATCACCTTTTGCAATGAACCAGTTGGGTACACGACTTTACGATTGCCGTTGCCAATTTTACGATTGCTCAAGGCATAGCCATAGCTAATCTTTTGGGGCACGCCATTTTTAATCACGACAATTGACCCGCGCACATGGTGCTTAGCCATGGTTTTTCTAACAAACTGGCGCAGCGCCTG
The sequence above is a segment of the Lactobacillus sp. ESL0677 genome. Coding sequences within it:
- a CDS encoding DNA polymerase III subunit delta, with amino-acid sequence MATDLTQKGAKEAAFLRRAFEQKQLAHSYLFVDRDEDEAVNTAYWLACLFNCTGESENRPDGTCQNCQQIISGNHPDVLLVTTAGKQSLGIDQIRPLKEELAKSPVQSSCRFFIINEAQKLTLPAANALLNLLEEPIAPVVTILITNNVDQILPTVRSRTQIINFVSDDQADGKTAFLVQNGFTNDQIIELGDTRKLDQAIKYFYQEMLEYDLLSIVSAHQLADMAKSKIGQDYVWLMLKQMAQAELNSKDQQAGAKMLKNLLKIDKMRYSNVNFRNLLDYLALQWKR
- a CDS encoding cyclic-di-AMP receptor yields the protein MKLIIAIVQKEDANRLQHTFVKENIRATKLATTGGFLSQGNTTFLIGIDDDHVKEVLQIIKEESKAREEYMNSNMVVTGFDMNSQPIKITVGGATCFVLPVEAFKQF
- the tmk gene encoding dTMP kinase; the protein is MKSFFISFEGPDGSGKSTVLEQVVSQIAPKLAPQYLVTREPGGSKIAEQIRQFILDPANTAMSAKTEALLYAASRSQHMAETIIPALKRGEVVFSDRFVDSSLAYQGVGRDLGVEAVKSINDFATSGIEPDLTIFLDVQPEVGLARIAKDHGGQEDRLEQEKLTFHQKVYQGYQQVNQQYSDRIAVVNADRPLSQVVSDCVKIIANRLPKELLKD
- a CDS encoding YaaL family protein; this translates as MARTKVKQMGDDKLIGVIEKLQDEMAVQKSLDSTTLDMSDDNIIANKILQAKYSFLYNEARHRHTRFSGYTNAISE
- the recR gene encoding recombination mediator RecR, whose product is MQYPTPIAHLIDSYMKLPGIGEKTATRLAFYTLDMPDDDVYDFGAALKDVKEKLRRCSICGNITEQDPCSICANSERDQSTIMVVEQPKDVMAFEEMGEYNGLYHVLHGVLSPMDGIGPEEVNIKSLIVRLQKQDSVKEVILALNSTPEGESTAMYISKLIKPAGIKVTRLAAGLAVGSDIEYANSITLKRAVQGRTSI
- a CDS encoding YbaB/EbfC family nucleoid-associated protein, which codes for MSKRPNFGAMGGMGGMNMQQMMKQAKKMQEQMMQEQQTITAQEFVGKSADDLVVATFSGDRKLKEITINKEAIDPDDPDMLQDLVIDAVNKGLSAIDQATQASLGKYTKGMI
- the dnaX gene encoding DNA polymerase III subunit gamma/tau, which produces MAYQALYRKWRPRTFDSVVGQEDITNTLKNAIKRGTISHAFLFAGPRGTGKTSCAKIFAKALNCTNLQDGEPCNECANCLAADKGAMPDIMEIDAASNNGVDEIREIRDKVKYAPTQGKYKVYIIDEVHMLSMGAFNALLKTLEEPPEHVVFILATTELQKVPATIISRTQRYNFKRIAQADLEQRMKYILDQEQIKYEDKALAVIAQVADGGMRDALSILDQLLSYEKDTVNYDDALQITGFAAKEKIEEILLALLEKDAAKALTLAQAELQNGATSKNILDELIDMATNALLVVKADGQNKSNFLSADFVQQIATIPAQRYFQLIAAANDALNDLRYTNQQQIPLEVFLVASTNEQQSGAALPAAASSPAALTTGKNGDLQAEITALKKQVVDLTEKFSKLSSQPRSNSRDQVYHIDSASAPVKKTSQANSIVEKPKKKPRVRNTKRANEQNRKQVYHVLENATKHDLIALKDVWPDLQSVLSVSQRALLDVLQPVAASPDQVVMKCKYTLWFENASADDDFLTKLTSEIAKFTKHDYEIVLVPDEDWLKVRKDFLQTHGKELLAKKKEGASHEPAGESIETANDEVVQKAKDLFGDAVNIKD
- the tadA gene encoding tRNA adenosine(34) deaminase TadA; the protein is MDFSSEDKKKYMQLAFDQAKKAQTLGEVPIGAVVIDSEGQVIGVGYNRRELDQDGTQHAEMMAIRQACQKLNSWRLIDCSLFVTLEPCSMCAGAIINSRIKNVFYGALDPKAGAAGSVVDLFSVEKFNHHPNVVRGLYREEASRMLKDFFQEIRRQQKLAKNSAK
- a CDS encoding class I SAM-dependent methyltransferase, yielding MANEKNQMYFAANPTAKHDEHVVDYHIGGVDLKFNTDAGVFSKMRVDYGSGVLIKAMADVTFPASNILDVGAGYGPLGLFAAKFWPKQMVDLVDVNERGLELARKNAELNHISNVTIYKSDIYQNVPEEKKFGLIVTNPPIRAGKKVVSGILAGAKDHLVANGVLLVVIQKKQGEPSARKLLNATFGNCTVVTRDKGYYILQAVNS
- a CDS encoding serine hydrolase domain-containing protein, whose translation is MKKQNIFKIGIIGLVMTLNAGVLSFQTVQPVRVQAATSQKQALRQFVRKTMAKHHVRGSIVVIKNGVPQKISYGYALSNRKIGNGNRKVVYPTGSLQKVITGAMIVQIMDEKKETNQEFDQNTKIDRWFPSLKNAQKISVGNLLTHTSGIKPPNTEVWRHHNYSESAAIKMTIANANQFSFAKVGKYHYNNANYILLAGIIRQETRQSYQTNLRKRIVKPLGLTSTFTAASLPKSKLIAGSYYSNGGANYRNPVYLTKAFASQMLGAGNLLTTPMEYYQIQCGLTNGTILTQKQFQYLTNLASKTTAYSGGLHIKKSGKLKIAYGNLHGTHFGMWVQLTSDNQTGIVMFLNQTNNSAAKEKKVGYSILQHIAPGTFLPK